CCTATCGCGAAATAACATGTCGCAGCGGGTTGACCGACAATTTCGGTCCAGTGGATTTCTTTCCGGGTGGAAGGCGCGGGCATTGGGTATAAAAAAATTCTGTGTGTTGCCCAATGCCCGCTCGTTTTATCCTCCGGCGCAAATGCAAGTCTGTTGAGGACGACGCTGGTTGCCAGTTGGTAGCCAGCGTCAAAACCAATTCTCAAGAGCTGATACTGGTATGCAAACAAACTAAGCATCATTCAGAAACTTTTCCCCGTTCGCTCACGCGCTGTCGGTCGCCGGTTGGCTGACGCTGGCTGTTTCCCTTCAGCCAACCACGCAAGCCGCCCAGCCGCCGCCCTTCCGCTGGATTGAACAGGCGGGCAGCGCCTTCAATGATTATTGCCGCGGGATCGCCGTGGACGGCGCGGGAAATATTTACGTGACCGGTTCCTTTTCCGGCGAAGCCTCTTTCGGCAGCACCAAAATCACCAGCAGCGGCGGTCTCGATATCTTCGTCGCCAAATACGACCAAGCGGGCAACCTGCTCTGGGTCAACCAGGCTGGCAACAACATCTACGACGACTACGGGCTTGGGATTGGCGTGGACGGCGCGGGCAACAGTTATGTAACCGGCGCGTACTCCGGCGATGCCACTTTTGGTACCAACACTCTCAACAACCTCGGTGGCTCGGCCATCTTCATCGCCAAATATGACACCGATGGCAACCTGCTCTGGGCCGTACCAGCCGGCGGAACCAGCCTCAACGCCGGTCGGAGTGTCGCCGTGGATACGGCCGGCAACAGCTACGTTACCGGCGTTTTCCAAGGCGTGGGGACATTCGGCACCACCAACCAGGTGACCCTGACAACGACCATCGGCGGCGACTTCGACATCTTCGTCGCCAAATACGACACCACGGGCGAACTGGTCTGGGTTAAACAAGCCAGCGGAAACGGGTTTGATGTCGGCTACGGCATCGCCGTGGACGGGGCGGGGAACAGTCTTGTGACCGGTTATTTCGGTGGCTCCACCGCCACCTTTGGGAACATCACACTAAACAACAGTGGAGGTGTCTTGGCGACCAACGACGTCTTCGTCGCCAAGTATGACTCCACCGGTAATGTGCTCTGGGCGAAGCAAGCCGGGGGAACCGGAGTTGACGAAGGTCACAGCATCGCCGTGGACGCCGCCGGCAATAGTTTCGTAGCGGGTGCATTTTCTGATACGGCCAACTTCGGCGGCATCATGCTCACCAATGATTCCGGCGCGGCCCACTTCATCGCCAAGTATGATGGAGCGGGTAACGTGGTTTGGGCGCAAGAAACCGGCGGCGGCGCCGACAGCGGCACCGGTGTAGTCGCAACCGACGCGCAGGGGGACTGCTACTTCACCGGTTGGTTCTCCGACACCGCCACATTTGGCAACACCAACCTCAACAGCAACGGCCTGGATGATCTATTCGTCGCTCGATACAACACCGCAGGCAATCTCATCTGGATCAAGCAGGCGGGCGGCAGTGACTATGATCGTGGGTACGGGATCGCCGTGGATGCGGAACGTAATGTTTGCACCGCGGGCTTCTTCACGAGCACCGCCGGCTTCGACAGTAAAACTCTGAACAGCTTTGGAGGGTTTGATTGTTTCACCGCACGGCTCGACGGCCCGCCACGCTTGAATGTCGCGCGCACAGGAACTCAATTCGTCCTCTCCTGGCCAACGAATCAAGTCGGCTTCCAACTCGAAAGCGTACCGAGTTTGTCCGCAAGCAACATTTGGTCGGCTGTGACCAATCTGCCCGTGCTGGTCGGCGATCAAAATGTTGTCAGCAATAATATTTCAGTCGGGAACAGATTTTATCGGTTGAAAAATCCGTGACCCGATGTTGCCAACGTCCGGGTTGGACGGGCATCGAGAAACGTTGCGCAAGCTCTTATCGGTTTAGTTTGCTGAAGGTAACGTGGCGTTCTTGATTCAGGATGGCGGCACATCCCTCTGGATTTTTGATGCACAATACCAATCGAGTTTGGATATTATCCCCCGATGACAGCCGCTCAGGCCAAAGCCCGTCACGCCAGACTTGGCGAGGAGTTGCGCGCCCACGATCACGCTTATTACGTGCTGGCGCGACCGCGAATCAGCGACCGCGAATATGATCTCCTCTACCGCGAGCTGCTGGATCTGGAAAGGGAGTTTCCCGAACTCGCCACGCCCGATTCGCCGAGCCAGCGCGTGGGCGGCGCGCCATTGAGTGAGTTCAAATCCGTGCCACACGCGGTGCCGATGATGAGCCTGGACAACACCTATTCGCAGGAGGAGGTGCGCGAATTCGTCAATCGCGTCCAAAAGCTTTTGCCGAATGAAAAGCTCGAGTGGGTGGTGGAACCGAAGGTGGACGGCCTCGCCGTCAATTTGCGGTACGAACAGGGCGTGTTCAAGGTCGGCGCTACGCGCGGCGATGGCACGACCGGTGACGACATCACGGCGAATCTCAAAACCATCCGCAGCGTTCCGTTGAAGCTGGCTAGGGACGCTCCGGCCGTGCTGGAGGCGCGCGGTGAAGTTTATCTGACCCTCGCGGGTTTCAAAAAATTGAACGCGGAACGCCAGACGGCCGGCGAAGAAACGTTCGCCAATCCGCGCAACGCCGCCGCCGGTTCGTTGAAACAACTTGATCCGAAGATTGTCGCGCGGCGCCCGCTGGACATCATCCTGTATGGCATCGGCCAACTCGAAGGCGCGGGCCAGTCGCGACCTGAAACGCAGGCGGACCTGCTCGCGTGGCTCAAGGCGCTCGGTTTCAAAACACCCGAACCGACGTGGTTGTGCCGTTCGGTGGAAGAACTCTTTGAGGCCATCGACGCACTGGACAGGATTCGTCACGGCTTCAACTACGAGACGGATGGCGCGGTGATCAAACTCAATTCATTCGCGCAACAACAGCGGGCCGGCGCGACTGCCAAAGCGCCGCGCTGGGCGATGGCGTACAAATACGCGGCGGAACAGGGCGAAACAAAACTCAAAGCGATCACGATCCAAGTTGGCCGCACCGGCGCGCTCACACCGGTGGCGGAATTGGAGCCGGTATTTCTCGCCGGCAGCACCATCAGCCGTGCCACGTTGCACAACGAGGATGAGT
Above is a window of Verrucomicrobiota bacterium DNA encoding:
- the ligA gene encoding NAD-dependent DNA ligase LigA; its protein translation is MTAAQAKARHARLGEELRAHDHAYYVLARPRISDREYDLLYRELLDLEREFPELATPDSPSQRVGGAPLSEFKSVPHAVPMMSLDNTYSQEEVREFVNRVQKLLPNEKLEWVVEPKVDGLAVNLRYEQGVFKVGATRGDGTTGDDITANLKTIRSVPLKLARDAPAVLEARGEVYLTLAGFKKLNAERQTAGEETFANPRNAAAGSLKQLDPKIVARRPLDIILYGIGQLEGAGQSRPETQADLLAWLKALGFKTPEPTWLCRSVEELFEAIDALDRIRHGFNYETDGAVIKLNSFAQQQRAGATAKAPRWAMAYKYAAEQGETKLKAITIQVGRTGALTPVAELEPVFLAGSTISRATLHNEDELRRKDIRVGDTVIIEKAGEVIPAVIGVVLKKRTGQETVFHFPKSCPECGSRVSKETGADDEEGSVWRCPNPDCSAQVRGRIEHWCSRGALDIEGGGEVLVAQLVKAGLARDVADLYSLKLPALAGLERMGEKSAQNFLAGVAASKSRDMWRVLFGLGILHVGAGVAKSLGRSFATLEDVFAASADQLTEIEDVGEVIAQSLVQWHGDPRNRKLIERLDKAGLNFRSALYNPDAALGPLAGKVFVLTGTLPTLKREAATANIEARGGKVSGSVSKKTHYVVAGEDAGSKLEKAHKLGVKIIDEAELLRMLK
- a CDS encoding SBBP repeat-containing protein; its protein translation is MTGSFSGEASFGSTKITSSGGLDIFVAKYDQAGNLLWVNQAGNNIYDDYGLGIGVDGAGNSYVTGAYSGDATFGTNTLNNLGGSAIFIAKYDTDGNLLWAVPAGGTSLNAGRSVAVDTAGNSYVTGVFQGVGTFGTTNQVTLTTTIGGDFDIFVAKYDTTGELVWVKQASGNGFDVGYGIAVDGAGNSLVTGYFGGSTATFGNITLNNSGGVLATNDVFVAKYDSTGNVLWAKQAGGTGVDEGHSIAVDAAGNSFVAGAFSDTANFGGIMLTNDSGAAHFIAKYDGAGNVVWAQETGGGADSGTGVVATDAQGDCYFTGWFSDTATFGNTNLNSNGLDDLFVARYNTAGNLIWIKQAGGSDYDRGYGIAVDAERNVCTAGFFTSTAGFDSKTLNSFGGFDCFTARLDGPPRLNVARTGTQFVLSWPTNQVGFQLESVPSLSASNIWSAVTNLPVLVGDQNVVSNNISVGNRFYRLKNP